A window of the Vanessa cardui chromosome 25, ilVanCard2.1, whole genome shotgun sequence genome harbors these coding sequences:
- the LOC124540474 gene encoding uncharacterized protein LOC124540474, protein MRQFKYDVVQLIHAVRERPCLWDKTLEVYKDRAERRAAWENVFVLLDERYEEMTAEEKRVTGELILNKWTNIRDTFVKTLKTKMGRPRRKYLLYDHLKFLIKVTSTDEDFSVGYNTEDSSTYMKVEIESPKEATSHRKRSKKTDYIEEEPKKIKDIEKTEVDYVEVDECNDPRIMNEDEAFFASLLPSVVKYSEDERLEFRIEVLAVMKRIKEKRKWSSDV, encoded by the exons ATGAGGCAATTTAAATACGATGTTGTGCAATTAATTCACGCTGTGAGGGAACGACCTTGTCTTTGGGATAAGACTTTGGAAGTATATAAAGATCGGGCTGAACGACGAGCGGCATGGGAGAATGTATTCGTTCTCCTCGATGAAAGATACGAAGAAATGACGGCCGAAGAAAAGCGCGTGACGG GTGAACTGATACTAAACAAATGGACAAACATCCGCGATACCTTCGTGAAGACTTTAAAAACGAAAATGGGAAGACCTAGACGAAAATACCTTCTATATGATCATCTCAAATTCCTGATTAAAGTTACATCCACCGATGAAGACTTCAGCGTCGGTTATAACACTGAAGACAGTTCGACGTATATGAAAGTAGAAATCGAGAGTCCCAAAGAAGCTACAAGTCATAGAAAAAGATCGAAAAAGACCGACTATATTGAAGAGGAACCCAAGAAAATTAAAGACATTGAAAAAACGGAAGTAGATTACGTAGAAGTCGATGAATGCAATGATCCTAGAATCATGAATGAGGATGAAGCTTTCTTTGCGTCCCTTCTACCTTCTGTTGTCAAATATTCCGAGGATGAAAGATTGGAGTTCAGGATAGAGGTCTTAGCCGTTATGAAGAGGATAAAAGAAAAAAGGAAATGGTCTAGCGATGTATAA
- the LOC124540516 gene encoding protein THEM6-like, translating into MWTVCVPGWSAMMVAGTLLLYGTLDVAYFARMMYTVAKARYFRKKICILDTTEVQSWCLLTDIDTLLYHMNNARYLRELDFARADFYERSGLYANIKAAGGSVLQAATTIRYRRYLKPFTKFTITSKAIFWDEKTFFMEHEFIGPGGFVHAVALCRQRIIDTSVAAIAELLLQLHCSGSCKSPPEKMPSELELWVQSNELSSAKLRPTVSALPSLEPHPLSCGEIIPKAAE; encoded by the exons ATGTGGACGGTATGTGTGCCTGGCTGGAGCGCAATGATGGTGGCGGGCACCCTACTGCTGTATGGGACGTTAGACGTGGCATACTTCGCTCGTATGATGTACACCGTCGCGAAAGCGAGGTACTTTAGGAAGAAAATATGCATATTGGATACCACGGAGGTGCAAT CTTGGTGCCTCCTCACCGATATAGATACTTTACTGTACCACATGAACAACGCACGGTATCTGCGCGAACTGGACTTCGCACGAGCTGATTTCTACGAACGGAGTGGACTTTATGCAAACATAAAGGCGGCTGGGGGTTCCGTACTCCAAGCAGCCACCACGATCCGCTACAGACGATATTTGAAGCCTTTCACTAAGTTCACAATAACATCTAAG GCTATCTTTTGGGATGAAAAAACATTCTTCATGGAACACGAGTTCATTGGTCCCGGAGGTTTCGTCCATGCCGTAGCGTTATGTCGTCAGCGGATAATAGATACTTCTGTGGCCGCTATTGCCGAGTTACTGCTGCAGTTACATTGTTCCGGAAGCTGCAAGTCACCTCCTGAGAAGATGCCTTCTGAG ttgGAACTTTGGGTACAAAGTAATGAGCTGAGTTCAGCCAAGTTGCGGCCTACTGTCTCCGCACTGCCTTCACTCGAGCCGCATCCCCTCAGCTGCGGAGAGATCATCCCCAAGGCGGCCGAGTGA
- the LOC124540431 gene encoding nuclear factor interleukin-3-regulated protein: MVAEFILSQQQLLSAGGGAALGPSPTPSRVQPQSRNRLSVSPHFPLDQPLPSNGSPGDPNDYGNSFDYSKRKEFFGQRKQREFIPDNKKDDGYWDRRRRNNEAAKRSREKRRFNDMVLEQRVVELSKENHVLKAQLDAIKEKYGICGETLISIDQVLATLPTCDQVLCVTKRSKLTSSALFPPAPPPPPPIPPSSPPSPPPQRAPEPYQERLPAPEAYYPHPAHYEPPGSVLNLSRSRRAPSPYELSSLSGSGDETAEQYAPENNCLPLKLRHKSHLGDKDVASALLSLQHIKQEPGPRSSPSWDGEGSSDERDSGISLGAEYRPPRSDERLAEEDDAHLKAELARLATEVATLKNMMHQNKARALEH; the protein is encoded by the coding sequence ATGGTCGCCGAGTTCATCTTGAGTCAGCAGCAGCTGCTGAGCGCGGGAGGGGGCGCAGCCCTGGGCCCGTCGCCTACACCATCTCGCGTGCAACCGCAATCACGCAACAGACTCTCCGTGTCACCCCATTTTCCACTAGACCAACCTCTACCATCTAATGGCAGTCCGGGTGACCCTAATGATTATGGAAACAGCTTTGATTATTCGAAGAGGAAGGAATTCTTCGGACAACGTAAACAGAGGGAATTTATTCCTGACAATAAAAAAGATGATGGATACTGGGATCGCAGGCGGCGGAACAATGAGGCCGCCAAACGTTCCCGTGAAAAACGCCGCTTCAATGACATGGTGCTTGAACAGCGTGTCGTTGAACTCTCCAAGGAAAATCACGTACTAAAAGCTCAATTGGACGCGATCAAGGAAAAATATGGCATATGTGGAGAAACACTCATCAGCATCGATCAAGTTTTAGCGACACTGCCGACGTGTGATCAGGTTCTCTGCGTCACCAAGAGGAGTAAACTCACCAGCAGTGCTCTATTTCCGCCTGCACctccaccaccaccaccaataCCTCCATCATCTCCACCATCGCCTCCGCCTCAACGTGCTCCGGAACCTTACCAAGAAAGGCTCCCTGCACCTGAAGCTTACTATCCTCACCCCGCACATTACGAACCACCCGGTTCAGTTCTCAATCTCTCACGATCTCGCCGCGCTCCTTCGCCATACGAGCTATCATCTCTCTCTGGCTCTGGGGACGAAACAGCGGAACAATACGCTCCGGAAAATAATTGTCTCCCTTTAAAACTTCGCCATAAATCGCATCTCGGCGACAAGGACGTCGCAAGCGCTCTCCTATCCCTGCAACACATCAAGCAGGAGCCCGGTCCCCGTTCCTCACCTTCCTGGGACGGTGAGGGCTCTAGTGACGAGAGGGATTCCGGGATCTCATTGGGGGCAGAATACAGGCCACCGAGGTCTGACGAGAGGCTCGCTGAGGAGGACGACGCTCACTTAAAGGCGGAGCTCGCGCGGCTCGCTACCGAGGTGGCGACGCTAAAAAACATGATGCATCAGAACAAGGCGCGCGCGCTCGAGCACTGA